The Epilithonimonas zeae genome contains the following window.
TACCATTGGAAATTTGCACTCATACGCTATTGTCAGTAAAAAATCTTATGATCAACTATTTTCAACAACTTTTCCTTTTCCATTTTCTTGATAGTTGTAGAGACCTTCTGCATAGAGAGACCTGTCATACCTGCTATTTCCAGTTTGGTCAATGAGATAGAAAATGAATAGGGGGTACTGTCAGTATGTTTTCTCTTAAGATAATTCAGCAATAATCTCACTTTATCACAATTGTCATTTTCTAAGTATATATCTTTTGTCAGGAATTCTTGATGAATAGACTCCGACAATTTACGCAGAAAATATAAATTCATTTCGGGACGATCTTTTATTAAAGATATGAGATCGTGTTTTGGAAAACTTATGAGCATACAATCCGCAATCGCAATAGCAGTAAATGGATAAGGTTCATCAACGAAAAGCGTAAATTCGGCAATGCCTTGATTCTCCCA
Protein-coding sequences here:
- a CDS encoding Crp/Fnr family transcriptional regulator, which codes for MMIDELLSSGITAEKRNYSAGDIIFSSGEETQYYYIILQGAVKLINVNGTPKEFIQEIRWENQGIAEFTLFVDEPYPFTAIAIADCMLISFPKHDLISLIKDRPEMNLYFLRKLSESIHQEFLTKDIYLENDNCDKVRLLLNYLKRKHTDSTPYSFSISLTKLEIAGMTGLSMQKVSTTIKKMEKEKLLKIVDHKIFY